A genome region from Cucumis sativus cultivar 9930 chromosome 4, Cucumber_9930_V3, whole genome shotgun sequence includes the following:
- the LOC101202952 gene encoding uncharacterized protein At1g76660: MGSEQNRFPQHERGKRWGGCWGALSCFHSQKGDKRIVPASRLPEGNVVTTQPNGPQAAGMTNQATVITPSLLAPPSSPASFTNSALPSTVQSPSCFLSLSANSPGGPSSTMYATGPYAHDTQLVSPPVFSAFNTEPSTAPLTPPPELAHLTTPSSPDVPFAQFLSSSEDLKGTGKANYIASNDLQAAYSLYPGSPASSLVSPISRTSGDCLSSSFPERDFRPQWNSSASLQDGKYPRSGSGRLFGNEKAGTSLASQDSNFFCPATFAQFYLDNTTFPHTGGRLSVSKDSDVYSSCGNGYQNRHSKSPKQDVEEIEAYRASFGFSADEIITTTQYVEISDVMEDSFTMRPFTSTSLSAEESTEPPLLGEKLKSSHTTLQSQRSIKSAPEETCTEMPALCNGYKDNKLQRQPGDISGSSTSNQVEKDVFSRIGSSKNSRKYDLGLSCSDAEVDYRRGRSLREAKGNGSWHD, translated from the exons ATGGGGTCCGAGCAGAACAGATTCCCTCAGCACGAACGG GGAAAGAGATGGGGTGGATGTTGGGGTGCATTGTCTTGTTTTCACTCTCAGAAAGGAGATAAGCGCATTGTACCTGCATCTCGTTTACCTGAGGGCAATGTTGTGACAACCCAGCCTAATGGACCTCAAGCTGCAGGAATGACCAACCAGGCTACAGTGATAACTCCATCCCTTCTAGCCCCACCTTCTTCACCAGCATCTTTTACAAATTCTGCACTCCCTTCAACAGTCCAATCACCTAGCTGTTTCTTGTCGCTATCTGCCAACTCACCTGGAGGTCCTTCATCCACAATGTATGCTACAGGGCCATACGCACATGACACACAACTGGTTTCTCCTCCTGTTTTCTCAGCCTTCAACACTGAACCTTCAACTGCTCCACTCACCCCCCCACCTGAACTAGCCCACCTAACCACACCTTCTTCCCCTGATGTACCTTTTGCTCAGTTCCTTTCCTCATCAGAGGATCTGAAAGGAACTGGAAAGGCCAATTACATTGCTTCAAATGATCTTCAAGCAGCATATTCTCTCTACCCTGGAAGTCCTGCCAGTAGCCTCGTGTCACCAATTTCAAGAACCTCTGGCGATTGTTTATCATCTTCATTTCCTGAGAGGGACTTCCGACCACAGTGGAATTCTTCAGCTTCTCTCCAAGATGGAAAATATCCAAGAAGTGGTTCTGGTCGGTTATTTGGAAATGAGAAAGCTGGTACATCTTTGGCATCTCAGGATTCCAATTTCTTCTGCCCTGCTACATTTGCACAATTCTATCTGGACAATACAACATTCCCTCATACTGGTGGGAGGTTAAGTGTATCAAAGGATTCAGATGTCTACTCGTCTTGTGGGAATGGGTACCAGAACAGGCACAGTAAGTCTCCAAAACAAGATGTGGAGGAAATAGAAGCTTACCGAGCATCATTTGGTTTCAGTGCAGATGAAATTATAACTACTACACAATATGTGGAGATATCTGATGTAATGGAGGATTCCTTTACTATGAGACCTTTTACCTCAACTAGTTTGTCAGCAGAAGAAAGTACTGAACCTCCACTGTTGGgtgaaaaactaaaatcctCGCATACAACTTTACAAAGTCAGAGAAGTATTAAATCAGCACCTGAGGAAACTTGCACTGAAATGCCGGCATTATGCAATGGTTATAAAG ACAATAAATTGCAAAGACAACCTGGTGACATATCAGGATCAAGTACCTCAAACCAAGTTGAAAAAGACGTATTCTCAAGGATAGGGTCATCCAAAAATAGTCGCAAGTATGATCTTGGTTTATCCTGCTCTGATGCAGAAGTTGACTACAGAAGAGGGAGGAGCCTAAGGGAAGCCAAGGGAAATGGTTCATGGCACGACTAA
- the LOC101223222 gene encoding UDP-rhamnose/UDP-galactose transporter 2 yields MEAEKKSSAVSDVGAWAMNIVSSVGIIMANKQLMSANGYAFSFATTLTGFHFAVTALVGLVSNATGYSSSKHVPLWELFWFSIVANMSITGMNFSLMLNSVGFYQISKLSMIPVVCVMEWILHNKHYTKEVKIAVVVVVIGVGVCTVTDVKVNLKGFLCACIAVLSTSLQQITIGSLQKKYSIGSFELLSKTAPIQALSLLVLGPFIDYYLSDNSLLNYKMSYGAILFILLSCALAVFCNVSQYLCIGRFSAVSFQVLGHMKTVCVLTLGWLLFDSELTLKNISGMILAVVGMVIYSWAVEVEKQSSMKTNINVKNSLTEEEIRLLKEGRESNPVKDIELGETKG; encoded by the exons ATGGAGGCTGAAAAGAAATCGTCGGCGGTATCGGATGTTGGGGCGTGGGCGATGAACATCGTCAGTTCAGTCGGGATAATCATGGCTAACAAGCAGCTCATGTCTGCCAATGGCTATGCTTTCAGTTTCG CCACAACTTTGACTGGGTTCCACTTTGCGGTGACTGCACTGGTTGGTCTGGTCTCAAATGCCACTGGTTATTCCTCATCCAAGCACGTTCCTTTGTGGGAGCTCTTTTGGTTTTCCATTGTTGCAAATATGTCTATCACGGGAATGAACTTTAGTCTTATGTTGAACTCAGTGGGATTTTACCAA ATCTCAAAACTGAGTATGATCCCTGTGGTTTGTGTGATGGAGTGGATCCTTCATAACAAGCACTACAcaaaagaagttaaaattgCTGTTGTGGTAGTAGTAATTGGTGTGGGAGTTTGCACTGTCACTGATGTAAAAGTTAATCTCAAAGGGTTTTTATGTGCATGCATAGCCGTTTTGTCAACATCTTTGCAGCAAATT ACTATAGGTTCACTGCAAAAGAAGTACTCCATTGGATCTTTTGAACTGCTGAGCAAGACTGCACCTATTCAAGCCCTCTCCCTTCTGGTTCTCGGTCCTTTTATTGATTACTACCTTAGTGACAATTCTCTACTGAACTATAAAATGTCTTATGGTGCCATT TTGTTCATCCTTCTTTCATGCGCTCTTGCTGTGTTCTGCAATGTCAGTCAGTACTTGTGCATTGGGCGTTTCTCAGCTGTGTCTTTCCAGGTGTTAGGTCACATGAAAACAGTATGTGTTCTCACATTGGGATGGCTGCTATTTGATTCCGAACTGACTTTGAAGAACATATCGGGCATGATTTTAGCAGTTGTTGGTATGGTTATTTATAGTTGGGCTGTGGAGGTTGAGAAGCAATCTAGCATGAAGACTAATATCAATGTGAAAAATAGTCTGACGGAAGAGGAAATTAGACTTCTGAAAGAAGGAAGGGAGTCCAACCCTGTTAAGGATATTGAACTTGGTGAAACTAAAGGATGA